The following coding sequences are from one uncultured Cohaesibacter sp. window:
- a CDS encoding BMC domain-containing protein has product MNARIINAPQPDVLLMLQRRMPPHGRTWVKEHSVGSIGLMQVSVTDLFFFSDLALKAADVFTVEIYGTCPQHVTTLAVLGETSAVKAAMEAIEIAGQTSF; this is encoded by the coding sequence ATGAATGCAAGGATCATCAATGCGCCGCAACCAGATGTGCTGCTGATGCTTCAACGCCGCATGCCTCCGCATGGCCGGACATGGGTCAAGGAACATAGCGTCGGCTCCATCGGTCTCATGCAGGTCAGTGTTACGGATCTGTTTTTCTTCTCAGATCTTGCTCTTAAGGCAGCAGACGTATTCACCGTCGAAATATATGGCACATGCCCTCAGCATGTAACGACCTTGGCAGTTTTGGGTGAGACCTCTGCCGTGAAAGCTGCAATGGAAGCGATCGAGATTGCAGGACAAACCAGCTTCTGA
- a CDS encoding heme-binding protein, whose amino-acid sequence MLTAENRELIAQLINREIARVSPGLQNQTLTLQEAKLLADLAQRESLRIGVPIVVSIADPSGQQILFHRMENSLPVSSQLATDKAYTAATFRMSTEALGKLAQPGEMLFGVQANIGGRVVIFGGGAPCYRDGAVIGAIGVSGGTAYEDMQIAERALTQFSDKPEPVSEEGRNRE is encoded by the coding sequence ATGTTGACGGCAGAAAACAGGGAGTTGATTGCGCAGCTGATCAATCGCGAGATTGCGCGAGTGAGCCCTGGTCTCCAGAACCAGACCCTGACTTTGCAGGAAGCCAAGCTTTTGGCGGACCTTGCGCAGAGGGAGTCTTTGAGGATTGGTGTGCCAATTGTTGTTTCGATTGCGGATCCCTCCGGTCAACAAATCCTGTTTCATCGGATGGAAAACAGCCTGCCGGTGAGTTCTCAACTGGCGACCGACAAGGCCTATACAGCAGCGACCTTTCGCATGAGTACCGAGGCGTTGGGAAAACTGGCCCAACCCGGTGAAATGCTTTTTGGCGTGCAAGCCAACATTGGCGGGCGCGTCGTGATTTTCGGCGGTGGCGCTCCCTGCTACCGCGATGGTGCCGTGATCGGTGCCATTGGAGTGAGTGGAGGCACTGCATATGAGGATATGCAGATCGCCGAGCGCGCTCTGACCCAATTTTCGGATAAACCAGAGCCCGTCTCTGAGGAAGGAAGAAACCGTGAATGA
- a CDS encoding aldehyde dehydrogenase family protein, which yields MNDQQISEAVTRVLSSFGGASAAPAVPAPVKNIAVAKKTPNEDQVTNLVAQILGESKNVSGAKNAEYVPSPTKCGWERSDKSAAKDDCMVSDVIAKVLTETMSQKPCANAKPACASLDISDAEATELGDGVFATMDEAVEAAAVAQKQYLFCSMEERQTFIDGIREVILQPDILDRISRMGAEQTGMGKYEHKIIKNRLAAEKTPGTEDLTTEACSGDGGLTLVEYSAFGVIGSITPTTNPTETIICNSIGMLAAGNSVVYSPHPRARVVSLLTIKLINRKLATLGAPANLITTVQEPSIDNTNAMMQHPKIRMLVATGGPGIVKTVMSTGKKAIGAGAGNPPVVVDETADIEKAAVDIINGCSFDNNLPCIAEKEIVAVNQIADYLISCMTKCGAYLVEDPAVVKKLEELVISDKGGPQTSCVGKSAVYLLDKVGIKVGEDIKVILIDLPKDHPFVQVELMMPILPLVRVPDVDEAIDFAVEVEHGNRHTAMMHSTNVRKLTKMAKLIQTTIFVKNGPSYAGIGVGGEGYTTFTIAGPTGEGLTGPKAFARKRRCVMVESLNVR from the coding sequence GTGAATGATCAACAGATCTCCGAAGCTGTAACAAGAGTGCTTAGCAGCTTTGGTGGAGCGAGTGCCGCGCCTGCGGTTCCTGCTCCGGTCAAAAATATTGCGGTGGCAAAAAAGACCCCCAATGAGGATCAGGTGACCAATCTTGTCGCTCAGATTCTTGGTGAAAGCAAAAATGTCAGCGGCGCGAAAAATGCGGAATATGTTCCAAGTCCGACAAAATGTGGCTGGGAACGGTCTGATAAGTCTGCCGCCAAAGATGACTGCATGGTTTCCGATGTGATCGCCAAAGTGCTTACAGAAACGATGAGCCAAAAGCCATGCGCTAATGCAAAACCTGCTTGTGCTTCTTTGGACATTTCCGATGCTGAAGCAACCGAGCTTGGTGACGGTGTTTTTGCAACGATGGATGAAGCCGTCGAAGCGGCCGCAGTTGCTCAGAAGCAATATCTCTTCTGCTCGATGGAAGAACGCCAGACCTTTATTGATGGTATCCGTGAAGTGATCTTGCAGCCCGACATTCTGGACCGGATTTCCCGTATGGGAGCTGAGCAGACTGGCATGGGCAAATATGAACACAAGATCATCAAAAATCGTCTCGCTGCCGAAAAGACGCCGGGCACCGAAGACCTGACGACCGAGGCTTGCAGTGGTGACGGCGGGCTGACTTTGGTGGAATATTCGGCCTTTGGTGTCATAGGTTCCATTACACCGACCACGAACCCGACGGAAACCATCATTTGTAACTCGATCGGCATGTTGGCCGCAGGCAACTCTGTCGTTTATAGCCCGCATCCACGCGCTCGGGTGGTTTCCTTGCTGACGATCAAACTGATCAACCGCAAGCTGGCTACCCTCGGGGCTCCGGCCAACCTGATTACCACGGTGCAGGAACCATCCATCGACAACACCAATGCAATGATGCAGCATCCGAAAATCCGCATGCTGGTTGCCACCGGTGGGCCGGGTATTGTTAAAACGGTCATGTCCACCGGCAAAAAGGCCATCGGCGCCGGTGCAGGCAACCCTCCGGTCGTGGTTGATGAAACTGCTGATATTGAGAAGGCTGCGGTTGATATCATCAATGGATGCAGCTTTGACAATAACCTGCCATGCATCGCAGAAAAGGAAATTGTCGCGGTCAATCAGATTGCTGACTATCTGATTTCCTGCATGACCAAATGCGGTGCTTATCTGGTGGAAGATCCTGCAGTGGTCAAGAAACTGGAGGAGCTGGTTATCAGTGATAAGGGCGGGCCGCAGACCTCTTGCGTGGGTAAAAGTGCCGTCTACCTACTCGACAAGGTTGGTATCAAGGTCGGGGAAGACATCAAGGTCATTCTCATCGATCTGCCCAAGGACCATCCTTTTGTGCAAGTCGAGTTGATGATGCCAATCCTGCCATTGGTTCGGGTGCCAGATGTGGACGAAGCGATTGATTTCGCCGTTGAGGTTGAGCATGGCAATCGCCACACAGCGATGATGCATTCTACCAATGTTCGTAAGCTGACCAAGATGGCCAAGCTCATCCAGACAACAATCTTCGTTAAAAACGGTCCGTCTTATGCGGGTATCGGTGTCGGCGGTGAAGGATATACGACCTTTACCATCGCCGGGCCAACCGGAGAGGGGCTGACTGGGCCGAAGGCCTTTGCTCGCAAACGCCGGTGCGTGATGGTTGAGTCTCTCAATGTTCGATAG
- the eutJ gene encoding ethanolamine utilization protein EutJ: MRSPDDILHDFGELIRQEAILPKSEWAAGPLKVGVDLGTANIVLSVVDASNRPVAGASYRSTVVRDGIVVDYVGAVQAVRSLKAKLEDRLGQQLVCAATAIPPGIHAGNAKAIGNVVEAADMELVEIVDEPTAASRVLMVSDGAVVDVGGGTTGISILKDGKVLGSFDEATGGTHMTLVLAGAYGMSFDEAEEFKLAGANEQDVFPVIRPVVDKMASIVTKFINGSDVEDIYVVGGACTFSDFEKVFEKQTGIRVIKPAEPLLVTPLGIAMYDQNIRSGVQAGGAQ, translated from the coding sequence ATGCGCAGTCCAGACGATATATTGCACGACTTTGGAGAGTTGATCAGACAGGAGGCGATTTTGCCGAAGTCTGAATGGGCCGCAGGTCCTCTCAAGGTTGGTGTGGATCTTGGAACGGCCAATATCGTGCTGTCTGTGGTCGATGCCAGTAATCGACCTGTAGCTGGCGCAAGTTACCGCTCAACGGTGGTTCGCGACGGGATCGTGGTTGACTATGTGGGGGCTGTTCAGGCCGTACGGTCCCTGAAAGCTAAATTGGAGGACCGCTTGGGGCAGCAACTCGTTTGTGCTGCCACTGCCATTCCTCCGGGGATTCATGCTGGCAACGCCAAGGCTATCGGCAATGTGGTCGAAGCTGCCGACATGGAACTTGTTGAAATTGTTGATGAACCGACAGCTGCATCGCGTGTTTTGATGGTGAGCGATGGTGCCGTCGTTGACGTGGGCGGCGGCACCACGGGGATCAGTATTCTAAAAGATGGCAAGGTTCTGGGGTCCTTTGATGAGGCAACCGGGGGCACGCACATGACGCTCGTTTTAGCGGGAGCTTACGGCATGAGCTTTGACGAGGCCGAAGAGTTCAAGCTTGCCGGAGCCAATGAGCAAGATGTCTTTCCTGTCATTCGTCCTGTCGTTGATAAGATGGCAAGTATCGTCACGAAGTTTATCAATGGCAGTGATGTCGAGGATATTTATGTGGTGGGTGGTGCCTGCACTTTCTCGGATTTTGAAAAAGTGTTCGAAAAGCAGACGGGCATAAGGGTAATCAAGCCGGCGGAACCCCTGCTGGTAACGCCTCTCGGAATTGCAATGTACGACCAGAATATTCGTTCCGGTGTGCAGGCAGGGGGGGCGCAATGA
- the pduA gene encoding propanediol utilization microcompartment protein PduA yields MQQEALGMVETKGLVGAIEAADAMVKSANVGLIGYEKIGSGFVTVMVRGDVGAVKAATDAGAVAAEKVGTVVSVHVIPRPHTEVEKILPKCAE; encoded by the coding sequence ATGCAACAAGAAGCATTGGGTATGGTTGAAACCAAAGGCCTCGTTGGCGCAATCGAAGCTGCTGATGCAATGGTCAAATCTGCAAATGTCGGCCTGATTGGCTATGAGAAAATCGGTTCTGGGTTCGTAACCGTTATGGTTCGCGGCGACGTTGGAGCCGTTAAGGCTGCTACAGACGCTGGCGCTGTTGCTGCCGAGAAAGTCGGTACTGTGGTTTCCGTACATGTAATTCCACGTCCACATACCGAAGTTGAAAAAATCCTGCCTAAGTGCGCCGAATAA
- the pduB gene encoding propanediol utilization microcompartment protein PduB translates to MNNDLVEQIMGEVMRKMGSESASAPAQPAAPEASCAAKVPAACGLTEFVGTAIGHTIGLVIANVDSALHEQMKIDKKYRSIGIVGARTGAGPHIFAADEAVKATNSEIILIELPRDTEGGAGHGSLILFGAEDVSDARRAVEVTLSEVERTFGDVYGNSAGHLEFQYTARASTALNKAFGAPIGQSFGITVGGPAAIGVLLADTAAKAATVDAVGYSSPGNGGTSFSNEVIFTFSGDSGAVRQAIIAAREVGKQVLKAMEPSEDLPSSTTPYI, encoded by the coding sequence ATGAATAACGATCTTGTCGAACAGATCATGGGCGAGGTTATGCGCAAAATGGGGTCGGAAAGCGCTTCCGCCCCCGCACAACCTGCAGCCCCTGAAGCCAGCTGTGCAGCAAAAGTGCCAGCAGCTTGTGGTCTGACAGAATTTGTTGGAACAGCCATCGGCCATACCATTGGTCTGGTTATCGCAAACGTGGATTCAGCTCTGCATGAGCAGATGAAAATCGACAAAAAATACCGTTCCATCGGTATTGTCGGTGCCCGTACCGGTGCTGGTCCGCACATTTTTGCGGCTGATGAGGCCGTTAAGGCAACCAACAGTGAAATCATCTTGATCGAACTGCCTCGCGATACAGAAGGTGGTGCCGGTCACGGTTCATTGATCCTGTTTGGTGCTGAAGACGTTTCTGATGCACGTCGTGCAGTGGAAGTTACTCTTAGCGAAGTAGAACGCACCTTTGGTGATGTTTATGGCAACTCAGCAGGTCATCTGGAGTTCCAGTATACCGCACGTGCCAGCACTGCGCTTAACAAGGCATTTGGTGCGCCGATTGGTCAGTCCTTCGGTATCACCGTAGGTGGCCCTGCTGCTATCGGCGTTCTGTTGGCTGATACCGCTGCGAAAGCTGCTACCGTTGATGCTGTTGGGTATTCTTCACCAGGCAATGGCGGCACCAGCTTCTCGAACGAAGTGATCTTCACCTTCAGCGGCGATTCAGGTGCTGTTCGTCAGGCCATCATTGCTGCTCGTGAAGTTGGCAAGCAGGTTCTCAAAGCCATGGAACCTAGTGAGGATCTTCCATCCAGCACCACCCCTTACATCTGA
- a CDS encoding EutN/CcmL family microcompartment protein, with protein MYLAKVIGTVVSTSKDMSLSGAKLLVVAKLNEKLEPTGETEVTVDTVGAGNDEIVIVTRYSSARKAAMLEDSVTDAAIVGIVDTVETKHNW; from the coding sequence ATGTATCTGGCTAAAGTCATTGGCACCGTGGTTTCTACCAGTAAGGACATGTCTCTTTCGGGGGCGAAACTATTGGTCGTGGCAAAGCTCAACGAAAAGCTGGAACCGACCGGAGAGACCGAAGTTACTGTCGATACGGTGGGGGCTGGTAACGATGAGATCGTGATTGTTACCCGCTACAGTTCTGCTCGGAAGGCTGCCATGCTTGAGGATTCCGTTACCGACGCTGCGATCGTTGGCATCGTGGATACCGTTGAAACCAAGCATAACTGGTAG
- a CDS encoding phosphate propanoyltransferase has protein sequence MQLTEQMIEKVVADILAQATSKAASMSDPALVPVGVSNRHIHLSKEDMEVLFGPGQNLRRMKAMKQPGQFAAEETVTLKGPKGELRRVRVLGPFRKDTQVEISVSDGFSLGIKAPMRMSGDLDNSAGLEVVGPLGSVKLEQGVIVAQRHIHMHPDDAKKACLCNGDIVDVEAQGPRGGILKNVAVRVSEASALEIHIDVEEANALGLKNNDNVRICKS, from the coding sequence ATGCAACTGACTGAGCAAATGATCGAAAAAGTTGTCGCCGATATTCTGGCGCAAGCAACGAGCAAAGCGGCATCAATGAGCGATCCAGCCTTGGTACCGGTTGGGGTTTCAAACCGTCATATCCACCTTTCCAAAGAAGATATGGAAGTGCTGTTTGGCCCTGGGCAAAATTTGCGTCGCATGAAGGCGATGAAACAACCCGGTCAATTTGCAGCCGAGGAAACAGTTACTCTTAAAGGCCCCAAAGGCGAGCTACGGCGCGTGCGGGTTCTCGGGCCTTTTCGCAAGGATACACAAGTCGAGATTTCGGTATCAGACGGCTTTTCGTTGGGCATCAAGGCTCCAATGAGAATGTCTGGAGACCTAGATAACAGTGCCGGACTGGAAGTGGTCGGGCCACTCGGATCCGTCAAATTGGAGCAGGGCGTTATCGTTGCTCAAAGACATATTCACATGCATCCCGACGATGCCAAAAAGGCCTGCTTGTGCAATGGCGATATTGTCGATGTGGAAGCCCAAGGGCCGCGCGGTGGCATTCTCAAGAATGTGGCTGTGCGCGTGTCAGAAGCCTCGGCTTTGGAGATACACATTGACGTCGAAGAAGCCAATGCCTTGGGGCTCAAGAACAATGACAATGTGCGGATTTGCAAATCCTGA
- a CDS encoding 1-propanol dehydrogenase PduQ: protein MSRYQSFFSKTEVVFGAGMLDRLNAYNGQKVAIVTDAFMVKSGALDRVQAHLGGSECLVYDEAIPEPPIETVSKGAGILADFEPDAIVALGGGSAIDAAKAILAIVREVKPQLTIQFVAIPTTSGTGSEVTSYAVISDPENNRKFPLVSNSLIPDVAILDPEFVRTAPANVTADTGMDVITHAIEALASSRSSYCSDALAAKALTLAFASLPVAFKNGDDLKARAEMHQASCMAGMAFNSSGLGLSHGMAHAIGGQFHVAHGRLNAMLLPLVIEYNAGLCEGAAFCEQAADVYATAATSLGLRFPSLKMGVWALIHAIEKLNKAFGIPASLREQGVDMHAYSHAEQSLVKAIFADACTATNPREPVAQDLVRLLRRVGG, encoded by the coding sequence ATGTCTCGTTATCAGAGCTTCTTTTCAAAAACCGAAGTTGTTTTTGGAGCCGGGATGCTCGATCGACTGAACGCTTATAACGGTCAGAAGGTCGCGATCGTCACCGACGCTTTCATGGTGAAATCCGGTGCTCTGGACAGGGTGCAGGCTCATCTCGGCGGATCTGAATGTCTTGTCTATGATGAGGCGATTCCTGAACCTCCTATTGAAACAGTGTCCAAAGGAGCTGGCATTCTTGCCGACTTTGAGCCGGATGCTATCGTTGCTTTGGGTGGCGGTTCTGCCATTGATGCTGCGAAAGCCATTTTGGCAATCGTGCGGGAAGTCAAACCCCAACTCACTATCCAATTTGTTGCCATTCCTACCACCTCGGGAACGGGATCCGAAGTCACGTCTTATGCGGTCATTTCGGACCCTGAAAACAATCGTAAATTTCCTCTGGTCTCAAATTCACTGATACCGGATGTGGCGATACTTGATCCCGAGTTTGTCCGTACGGCTCCGGCCAATGTGACCGCGGACACGGGAATGGATGTCATTACCCACGCCATTGAAGCGCTCGCATCTTCTCGCTCTTCCTATTGTTCTGACGCGCTGGCAGCAAAGGCCCTTACTTTGGCTTTCGCAAGCTTGCCGGTTGCTTTTAAGAATGGGGACGATCTGAAAGCGCGTGCAGAGATGCATCAGGCTTCATGCATGGCGGGCATGGCGTTCAATTCATCAGGCCTCGGCCTGAGTCACGGTATGGCACATGCCATCGGCGGGCAGTTCCATGTTGCCCACGGACGTCTCAATGCGATGCTACTGCCACTCGTCATTGAGTATAACGCGGGTCTTTGTGAAGGTGCTGCCTTCTGCGAGCAGGCTGCAGATGTTTATGCAACTGCTGCAACGAGCCTGGGGCTGCGGTTTCCGAGCCTCAAAATGGGTGTGTGGGCTCTCATTCATGCAATCGAAAAGCTGAATAAAGCCTTTGGCATTCCTGCAAGCCTTCGGGAGCAGGGGGTCGATATGCACGCCTATTCTCATGCCGAGCAATCTCTTGTGAAAGCGATTTTCGCGGATGCGTGTACTGCCACGAACCCGCGCGAGCCGGTCGCACAAGATCTGGTCAGGTTGCTGCGCCGTGTTGGTGGATAG
- a CDS encoding BMC domain-containing protein, with translation MSQKSLGLIETTGLTAAIEAADAAVKSANVELIGYELAKGGGMTTVKLYGEVGAVNAAIDAAKVAAAKVNKVVSTRVIARPADGMEAIVITKETVGADLPKPPEPPEPTPPTGGGDGPKSGPDNSGEGGSDKSAEATGEDSGDPHPAQEQSEGAATDIAAEQTEDAKSQESVKEPEKTAELALEPVAEVKSIESAKPKSSTTQQAATRKTGRGRRRRA, from the coding sequence ATGTCGCAAAAAAGCCTAGGCTTGATTGAAACGACAGGTTTGACAGCTGCCATTGAAGCTGCCGACGCTGCTGTGAAATCTGCGAATGTCGAACTGATTGGCTACGAATTAGCCAAGGGAGGCGGCATGACGACCGTCAAACTTTACGGAGAAGTCGGGGCTGTGAATGCCGCGATTGATGCCGCGAAGGTCGCCGCCGCTAAAGTGAACAAGGTTGTATCAACCCGGGTCATTGCCAGACCTGCTGATGGCATGGAAGCAATTGTCATCACAAAAGAAACGGTTGGTGCTGACCTCCCAAAGCCTCCTGAGCCTCCTGAACCAACTCCACCTACTGGTGGAGGCGACGGGCCGAAATCCGGTCCTGACAATTCTGGTGAAGGTGGCTCGGACAAGAGCGCTGAAGCAACTGGTGAAGACAGTGGAGACCCTCACCCTGCGCAAGAGCAGAGCGAGGGGGCCGCAACAGACATTGCAGCCGAACAAACTGAAGACGCCAAGTCGCAAGAAAGCGTAAAGGAGCCTGAAAAGACTGCAGAACTGGCTTTGGAGCCAGTCGCTGAGGTCAAGTCGATCGAGAGTGCGAAGCCTAAATCTTCGACTACTCAGCAGGCTGCGACGCGCAAAACGGGAAGAGGCAGACGCAGACGCGCCTGA
- a CDS encoding glycyl radical protein, translating to MIEKGFSQPTERVVRLKNQILNATPFVESERAVLATEAYKESEHLSPIMRRAKVAEKIFNNLPVTIRDDELIVGAITKNPRSTEICPEFSYDWVEAEFETMASRVADPFEIPKETAAELHEAFKYWPNKTTSSYADSLMSSETKDCIANGVFTVGNYFYGGVGHVCVDYGKIMKIGFRGIIEEAVKAMDAMDTCDPSYIKKRQFYEAVIITYNAAINFAHRYADKALELSRSESNPTRKAELEQIAKNCARVPEYPASNFWEACQTFWFIQSMMQIESSGHSISPGRFDQYMNEYLQADKSVDRTFAQELIDCIWIKLNDVNKTRDEISAQAFAGYAVFQNLCVGGQTSDGLDATNEVSYMCMEAVSHVRLPAPSFSIRVWQGTPDEFLFRATEVVRLGLGVPAMYNDEVIIPALQNRGVSLADARDYGIVGCVEPQPIHKAEGWHDAAFFNVAKILEITLHGGKVGEKPGLIGNKQLGPVTPDVSQWKCLDDFYDAFEKQMAYFVYHLVEADNCVDIAHAEMAPLPFQSAMVEDCLGRGMSVQEGGALYNFTGPQAFGVADTGDSVYAMKKFVFDEKKISPAELKEALVNNFGQPVGGAAPAAAELTEDQVYAAVRKVLANNNSTDVSSLKDQVYQTLGSASAAPSGKYAEIHRMLDSAECFGNDIDEVDMIARKCAEIYCKEVEKYTNPRGGQFQAGIYPVSANVLFGKDVAALPDGRLAKAPLADGVSPRQGKDTNGPTAAANSVAKLNHFIASNGTLYNQKFLPSALAGDNGILNFTSVVRSYFDHKGMHVQFNVVNRDILLAAQREPEKHRDLVVRVAGYSAQFVVLAKEVQDDIISRTEQTL from the coding sequence ATGATAGAGAAGGGCTTTTCACAACCAACCGAGCGTGTTGTTCGGTTGAAAAACCAGATTCTGAACGCGACGCCTTTTGTAGAGTCCGAGCGTGCAGTTCTGGCTACTGAAGCCTACAAGGAAAGTGAACATCTTTCCCCGATCATGCGTCGCGCAAAAGTAGCCGAAAAGATTTTCAATAATCTTCCGGTGACCATTCGCGACGATGAACTCATTGTAGGTGCCATCACCAAGAACCCGCGTTCAACCGAAATCTGCCCTGAATTCTCTTACGATTGGGTAGAAGCCGAGTTCGAAACCATGGCATCGCGCGTTGCCGATCCTTTCGAAATTCCGAAAGAAACCGCAGCTGAATTGCACGAAGCATTCAAATACTGGCCGAACAAAACCACCAGTTCCTATGCAGACTCCCTGATGTCTTCCGAGACAAAGGATTGCATTGCCAACGGCGTGTTTACGGTTGGCAACTACTTCTATGGCGGTGTTGGTCACGTTTGCGTTGACTATGGCAAGATCATGAAGATCGGCTTCCGCGGCATCATTGAAGAAGCCGTTAAGGCCATGGACGCAATGGACACCTGTGATCCGTCCTACATCAAGAAACGCCAGTTCTACGAAGCTGTTATCATCACCTACAATGCTGCAATCAACTTTGCACATCGTTATGCTGACAAGGCTCTGGAATTGTCCAGATCTGAAAGCAACCCGACCCGTAAGGCAGAACTGGAACAGATTGCCAAAAACTGTGCTCGCGTTCCTGAATATCCTGCTTCCAACTTCTGGGAAGCTTGCCAGACCTTCTGGTTCATTCAATCCATGATGCAGATTGAATCCTCAGGGCATTCCATTTCTCCGGGCCGTTTCGACCAGTATATGAATGAGTATCTGCAGGCCGACAAATCTGTTGACCGCACCTTTGCTCAGGAACTGATTGACTGCATCTGGATCAAACTCAACGACGTCAACAAGACCCGTGACGAGATCTCTGCTCAGGCATTTGCCGGTTATGCAGTGTTCCAGAACCTCTGCGTTGGTGGTCAGACTTCAGATGGTCTGGATGCGACAAACGAAGTTTCCTACATGTGCATGGAAGCTGTTTCTCATGTTCGTCTGCCAGCTCCGTCTTTCTCCATTCGCGTATGGCAGGGTACTCCTGACGAGTTCCTCTTCCGTGCTACCGAAGTGGTTCGTCTGGGCCTTGGCGTTCCGGCCATGTATAACGACGAAGTGATCATTCCGGCTCTGCAGAACCGCGGTGTTTCTCTTGCTGACGCTCGTGATTACGGCATCGTCGGTTGCGTTGAGCCACAGCCAATTCATAAAGCTGAAGGCTGGCATGATGCTGCATTCTTCAACGTCGCCAAGATCCTCGAAATCACCCTGCATGGTGGTAAAGTTGGCGAGAAACCAGGTCTGATCGGCAACAAGCAGCTCGGCCCGGTAACCCCTGACGTATCACAGTGGAAGTGCCTCGACGATTTCTACGATGCTTTCGAAAAACAGATGGCTTACTTCGTTTACCATCTGGTTGAAGCTGATAACTGCGTTGACATTGCTCATGCCGAAATGGCTCCTCTGCCATTCCAGTCAGCCATGGTCGAAGATTGCCTTGGTCGCGGTATGTCTGTTCAGGAAGGTGGCGCACTGTACAACTTCACCGGCCCTCAGGCCTTTGGTGTTGCTGATACCGGTGACTCTGTCTATGCAATGAAGAAATTCGTCTTTGACGAAAAGAAAATCAGCCCGGCTGAACTGAAAGAAGCTCTGGTAAACAACTTTGGTCAGCCTGTCGGTGGTGCGGCTCCAGCAGCTGCCGAACTTACGGAAGACCAGGTCTATGCTGCTGTTCGCAAGGTTCTTGCCAACAACAACTCGACCGATGTTTCTTCTCTGAAAGATCAGGTCTATCAGACGCTTGGTTCTGCTTCTGCGGCTCCTTCAGGCAAGTATGCTGAAATTCATCGTATGCTCGACAGTGCTGAATGCTTCGGTAACGACATTGATGAAGTCGACATGATCGCTCGCAAGTGCGCTGAGATCTACTGTAAGGAAGTCGAGAAATACACCAACCCACGCGGTGGCCAGTTCCAGGCAGGTATCTATCCTGTTTCTGCCAACGTTCTGTTCGGTAAAGATGTTGCTGCTCTGCCAGATGGACGTCTTGCAAAAGCTCCGCTTGCCGATGGTGTGTCTCCTCGTCAGGGCAAAGATACAAATGGTCCAACGGCTGCAGCAAACTCTGTTGCCAAGCTGAACCACTTCATCGCTTCCAACGGCACGCTCTATAACCAGAAGTTCCTGCCTTCCGCTCTTGCTGGCGATAACGGCATCCTGAACTTCACTTCGGTTGTGCGTTCCTACTTCGATCACAAAGGCATGCATGTCCAGTTCAACGTTGTGAACAGGGATATTCTGCTTGCAGCTCAGCGTGAACCTGAAAAACACAGAGACCTCGTGGTCCGCGTGGCCGGGTATAGCGCTCAGTTCGTCGTGCTCGCCAAGGAAGTGCAAGACGACATTATCAGCCGTACTGAACAAACCCTCTAA